From the Psychrobacillus sp. FSL K6-4046 genome, one window contains:
- a CDS encoding RluA family pseudouridine synthase, producing the protein MTENKIQLSFKVDKSLLLREAISEYGISKKALTSIKFEGGQIIVNGEEKTVRHILEKGDIVTIVFPKEKKSEGLIAEEMSFPILFEDEHLLVISKKDGISTIPSREHPTGTIANGIAGYLEKNSSVSTVHIVTRLDKDTSGIVCIAKHRHAHHLMSEMQKAGSIFRTYEAIVHGSVEQDSFLIDAPIGRKDTSIIERRIDPDGKQAKTFVEVIKRFTVNGENLTHVRLKLFTGRTHQIRVHMMSVGHPLIGDDLYGGSLDIMSRQALHAKQLKLVHPFTKQALTIEDEYPMDMASVLEKATIEKRINKLKINNE; encoded by the coding sequence ATGACGGAAAATAAAATACAGCTTTCTTTCAAGGTGGATAAATCACTTCTACTAAGAGAAGCAATTAGCGAATATGGCATATCCAAAAAGGCCCTTACTAGTATTAAGTTTGAAGGCGGTCAAATTATAGTAAATGGGGAAGAAAAAACGGTGAGACATATACTTGAAAAGGGTGACATTGTTACGATTGTGTTTCCTAAAGAGAAAAAAAGCGAAGGCTTAATAGCCGAGGAAATGTCCTTTCCTATATTATTTGAGGATGAACATTTACTTGTTATATCTAAAAAAGATGGGATAAGTACAATTCCTTCTCGTGAACATCCTACGGGAACAATAGCAAATGGGATTGCTGGTTACCTTGAAAAGAATTCATCTGTTTCCACCGTACATATCGTGACTAGGCTAGACAAGGATACGTCTGGCATAGTCTGTATTGCAAAGCATCGTCATGCTCATCACTTAATGAGTGAAATGCAAAAGGCTGGATCTATTTTTAGAACCTATGAGGCAATTGTTCATGGCAGTGTAGAACAAGATTCTTTCCTTATCGATGCCCCAATAGGCCGAAAGGATACCAGTATAATTGAGAGAAGGATTGACCCAGATGGTAAGCAAGCTAAAACGTTTGTAGAAGTAATCAAGAGATTTACTGTTAATGGTGAAAATTTAACGCATGTTAGGTTAAAGCTTTTTACCGGTAGAACTCACCAAATAAGAGTACATATGATGTCAGTGGGACACCCATTGATAGGTGACGATCTGTATGGAGGAAGTTTGGATATAATGTCTCGCCAGGCATTACATGCTAAGCAACTAAAATTGGTGCATCCATTTACAAAACAAGCTTTAACGATAGAAGATGAATATCCTATGGATATGGCATCTGTTTTAGAAAAAGCTACAATAGAAAAAAGAATAAATAAACTCAAAATAAATAATGAATGA
- a CDS encoding NAD kinase, whose product MNFFIQSRNDELSNQLMETAKMYLTDFGLTLNEENPDIVLSIGGDGTLLHAFHKYKHMTDSVAFVGIHTGHLGFYADWKPSEIEKLVISIAKKEFKVIEYPLLEVTINYKHGEDSSVYLALNESTVKSPDVTLVMDVELNGSLFERFRGDGLCMSTPSGSTAYNKALGGAIVHPSLEAMQLAEIASINNRVFRTVGSSLVLPKHHTCLLRPVNGPDFMVTVDHLHLLHKDVASIEYKVAEEKVRFARFRAFPFWTRVHDSFIDSDLK is encoded by the coding sequence ATGAATTTCTTTATACAGTCTCGAAATGATGAACTATCCAATCAATTAATGGAAACTGCTAAAATGTACCTTACAGATTTTGGACTAACTTTAAACGAAGAGAATCCTGATATCGTTCTTTCCATCGGTGGTGACGGTACATTATTGCATGCTTTTCATAAGTACAAGCATATGACCGATTCTGTTGCATTTGTTGGTATTCACACAGGGCATCTTGGTTTTTATGCGGATTGGAAACCTTCAGAAATAGAAAAACTAGTTATTAGTATTGCCAAGAAAGAATTTAAAGTTATCGAATATCCATTACTGGAGGTTACGATTAATTATAAGCATGGAGAGGATAGCTCTGTTTATTTGGCATTAAACGAATCTACTGTGAAATCTCCAGACGTTACGCTTGTAATGGATGTGGAGCTAAATGGGAGCTTGTTTGAGAGGTTTAGAGGAGATGGTTTATGTATGTCGACTCCATCCGGAAGTACTGCGTACAATAAAGCGCTAGGGGGAGCAATAGTACATCCTTCTTTAGAGGCTATGCAGCTAGCTGAAATTGCTTCGATTAATAATCGTGTGTTCCGTACGGTTGGTTCTTCTTTAGTGTTGCCTAAGCATCATACTTGTTTACTAAGACCAGTTAACGGTCCAGATTTTATGGTTACTGTCGATCATCTACACTTGCTACATAAGGATGTTGCATCCATTGAATATAAGGTTGCAGAAGAAAAAGTTCGTTTTGCTAGATTCCGTGCCTTTCCTTTTTGGACTAGAGTGCATGACAGCTTTATAGATAGTGATTTAAAATAA
- a CDS encoding GTP pyrophosphokinase family protein, translating into MGQWERFLEPYKQAVDELKVKMKGMRTQFDIENTNSPIEFVTGRVKPLASIYDKSLEKGIVFEPSATLAREIPDIAGLRMMCQFVDDIETVIQLLRSRKDMTIIEERDYVSHKKQSGYRSFHVIIEYPVQTIHGEVNILAEIQIRTLAMNFWASIEHSLNYKYKGVFPEEIKTRLQYAAEAAFRLDEEMSLIRGEIQEAQKYFSENKELSPPHIKEEKI; encoded by the coding sequence ATGGGCCAATGGGAACGTTTTTTAGAGCCGTATAAGCAGGCAGTTGATGAGTTAAAAGTTAAAATGAAAGGTATGCGGACTCAATTTGATATTGAGAATACTAACTCCCCTATTGAATTTGTAACTGGTCGGGTTAAACCACTGGCGAGTATATATGATAAGTCATTAGAAAAGGGAATCGTTTTTGAACCTTCTGCAACACTTGCAAGAGAAATTCCGGACATCGCAGGGCTGCGAATGATGTGTCAATTCGTAGATGATATAGAAACCGTCATCCAATTACTTCGTAGTAGAAAAGATATGACCATTATTGAAGAAAGAGATTATGTTAGTCATAAAAAGCAGAGTGGCTATCGATCCTTTCATGTCATCATTGAATACCCTGTACAGACAATTCATGGAGAGGTAAACATATTAGCGGAAATTCAAATTCGAACATTAGCAATGAATTTTTGGGCCTCCATAGAGCATTCGTTAAATTATAAATATAAAGGCGTGTTTCCAGAAGAAATTAAAACCAGGCTGCAATACGCTGCAGAAGCAGCATTTCGTTTAGATGAAGAGATGTCACTTATTCGAGGTGAGATTCAGGAAGCACAAAAATATTTTAGTGAGAACAAGGAACTATCCCCACCTCACATAAAAGAAGAAAAAATATAA
- a CDS encoding CYTH domain-containing protein — MLSEQEIEFKNLLTKEEFMSLTDFFHIEPKHFQSQINYYFDTPDQYFKNNHMGFRLRVLEDRNELTLKSPVKKHVMNEQTILVTDEQRDLIINQAIFPSIAFIDELIASKSLSCFGSIETNRAQLKLEEGILFLDHSSYSHTEDYEVEYESKDVEKGQKFFYELLKKHQIPLRSTDKKIARLVKAMNSLKG; from the coding sequence ATGTTATCTGAACAAGAGATTGAATTTAAAAACTTATTAACGAAAGAAGAATTCATGAGTTTGACAGACTTTTTCCATATCGAGCCTAAGCATTTTCAAAGTCAAATAAACTATTATTTTGATACACCTGACCAATATTTTAAAAATAATCATATGGGCTTTCGCTTAAGAGTGTTGGAAGATCGAAATGAACTTACCCTAAAATCACCAGTAAAAAAGCACGTGATGAATGAGCAAACAATTTTAGTAACGGATGAGCAAAGAGATTTAATCATTAACCAAGCAATTTTTCCTTCTATCGCTTTCATTGATGAGCTGATTGCTTCTAAATCCCTTTCTTGCTTTGGTAGTATAGAGACTAATCGTGCTCAATTGAAGCTGGAGGAAGGCATACTTTTCTTAGACCACTCCTCATATAGTCATACTGAAGATTATGAGGTAGAATATGAAAGTAAAGATGTCGAAAAAGGGCAAAAATTCTTTTATGAATTATTGAAAAAACATCAAATCCCCCTTCGTTCGACCGATAAAAAGATTGCACGTCTTGTAAAGGCTATGAATTCTTTGAAAGGTTGA
- a CDS encoding lytic transglycosylase domain-containing protein codes for MQTLGSVQSSQTNNASSLFSEMLGQVLQETSIGGPTTTFDSLFYSGDSPVYIPENGINNSYQSMKVSVGNPSSIEEIINKASDAYNVPAKLISSVIKQESNFNPSAISSAGASGLMQLMPGTAKYLGVQNILDPEQNIMGGTKYLKQMLEQFDGNIEKALAAYNAGPGSVKKFDGIPPYKETENYVKKVLNNFLA; via the coding sequence ATGCAAACATTGGGAAGTGTCCAAAGTTCTCAAACTAACAACGCTTCTTCCCTTTTTTCAGAAATGCTTGGACAGGTTCTACAAGAAACATCTATTGGGGGTCCCACAACTACTTTCGATTCCCTTTTCTATAGTGGTGACTCACCTGTTTATATACCCGAAAACGGTATAAATAATTCCTACCAGTCTATGAAAGTTTCTGTAGGTAACCCCTCATCAATAGAAGAAATCATAAACAAAGCTTCTGACGCATATAATGTGCCAGCAAAATTAATTTCTTCTGTCATCAAACAAGAGTCGAATTTTAATCCTAGTGCAATTAGCTCTGCTGGGGCATCTGGCTTAATGCAACTTATGCCAGGCACTGCTAAGTATTTAGGTGTACAAAACATTCTGGATCCAGAGCAAAACATCATGGGTGGAACAAAATACCTGAAACAGATGTTAGAGCAATTTGATGGTAATATAGAAAAAGCGCTAGCCGCTTATAATGCCGGACCAGGATCAGTTAAAAAATTCGACGGAATTCCTCCCTATAAGGAAACAGAAAATTATGTGAAAAAAGTTCTAAATAATTTCTTAGCTTGA
- a CDS encoding globin yields MTQKPILPYDEIGADKLSLLVDTFYSKVAKHPKLKPIFPEDLTETARKQKQFLTQYLGGPNIYSEEHGHPMLKMRHNPFSITPERAEAWLSCMSDAMDEVELDGKVRHDLYRRLVLTANHMVNQMSHEEEKM; encoded by the coding sequence ATGACCCAGAAGCCGATTTTACCATATGACGAGATAGGTGCAGATAAATTATCACTCCTTGTTGATACGTTTTATAGCAAAGTAGCAAAACATCCAAAGCTAAAGCCAATATTTCCTGAAGATTTAACGGAAACAGCGCGTAAACAAAAACAATTTTTAACCCAATACCTTGGGGGACCAAACATATATTCGGAAGAACATGGCCATCCCATGCTAAAGATGCGCCATAACCCTTTCTCTATCACACCAGAACGTGCAGAAGCTTGGCTCAGCTGTATGTCAGATGCAATGGACGAAGTCGAACTTGATGGAAAGGTGCGTCATGATTTATATAGAAGACTTGTACTTACTGCCAACCACATGGTCAATCAAATGAGTCATGAGGAGGAAAAGATGTGA
- a CDS encoding ClpXP adapter SpxH family protein: protein MTRIQIPVEPINAPITNKPLEMYMFLDPLCSACWDLQPIIRKLQVEYGQYFTIRTVLSTRLNNLNTACVLSKGTVEDDINYPYIQHSVLPSIAVKAAEFQGKKAGLRFFNKIQEYLFLQTKNVTSFSVLQELAHEAKIDVEEFTRDFQSQECLRSFQSDLSITCEMEVDTFPTVVFFNENIEDEGIKISGTYPYDIYVQILQEMLNTSPKRQDPPGLDKLLNRFHSLTTKEIADYYGLTMQQADYELKKLLLRQEVERVVLPNLVVWRLKNR, encoded by the coding sequence GTGACAAGAATACAAATTCCTGTTGAGCCGATCAATGCTCCTATTACAAACAAGCCACTTGAAATGTATATGTTTTTAGATCCGCTTTGTTCTGCTTGTTGGGATTTGCAACCGATTATTAGAAAATTACAAGTGGAGTATGGGCAGTACTTTACTATTCGAACAGTGCTTAGTACAAGACTAAACAATTTAAATACTGCCTGCGTTTTATCCAAAGGAACAGTTGAAGATGATATCAACTATCCATATATTCAGCATTCTGTATTGCCTTCTATTGCAGTAAAAGCAGCTGAATTTCAAGGAAAAAAAGCTGGACTTCGTTTTTTTAATAAAATACAGGAATATCTATTCCTTCAAACAAAAAATGTAACTTCTTTTTCGGTATTACAAGAGCTTGCACATGAAGCGAAAATTGATGTAGAGGAATTTACACGTGACTTCCAGTCTCAGGAATGTTTACGCTCCTTCCAAAGTGATTTATCCATCACTTGTGAAATGGAAGTTGATACGTTCCCAACGGTTGTATTTTTTAATGAAAATATTGAAGATGAAGGCATCAAAATTTCTGGCACTTATCCTTATGATATATATGTACAAATTTTACAGGAGATGTTAAATACTTCTCCCAAAAGACAAGATCCACCCGGACTTGATAAATTATTAAATCGATTTCATTCATTGACTACTAAGGAAATAGCTGATTACTACGGTTTAACGATGCAACAAGCTGATTATGAATTAAAAAAGCTTTTATTGCGTCAAGAGGTTGAAAGAGTTGTACTTCCAAATCTAGTAGTTTGGCGTTTAAAAAATAGATAA
- the pepF gene encoding oligoendopeptidase F, with the protein MTADTKNKILTRSEVDERLTWKLEDIFSTEADWEKEFKEVAELAKKASSYQGTISSGPEALLEVLTYRDELTSRLRKLYTYAHMRNDQDTSNSKYQALDSRIKSLYVKVSTELSFLVPEILSLDETVLGNYLKENNDLQVYKQMLEEINKERPHVLPKEQEALLAQFSEVTGASADTFGKLNNADLEFPFIKDENGNEVQLTHGRYSRFLESEDRRVREDAFKGMYETYGKFKNTFASTLSGNIKADNVNAKIRNYSSAREAALSANHIPESVYDNLVETVNKNVHLLHRYVSLRKKVLGVDELHMYDLYTPLVKELKMEYTYDEACAVMLESFKPLGEEYVSIVKKGLESRWVDVVETKGKRSGAYSSGTYGTNPYILMNWQDNVNNLFTLTHEFGHSIHSYYTRENQPYVYGDYSIFVAEVASTCNEALLNDHLLKTIEDPKKRIYLLNHWLEGFRGTVFRQTMFAEFEHIIHQLDQDGEALTADKFTEVYYELNKKYFGDDIVIDEQIGLEWSRIPHFYYNYYVYQYATGLSAATALSNQILSEGQPAVDRYINEFLKAGCSDYPIEVLKKAGVDMNTASPIEEACKVFEEKLNELEQLLS; encoded by the coding sequence TTGACAGCAGATACAAAAAATAAAATCTTAACAAGAAGTGAAGTAGATGAACGTCTTACTTGGAAGTTGGAGGATATATTTTCTACTGAAGCGGATTGGGAAAAAGAATTTAAGGAAGTAGCGGAGTTAGCTAAAAAAGCCTCTTCTTATCAAGGAACAATAAGTTCTGGACCAGAAGCATTATTAGAAGTTTTAACATATCGTGACGAGCTAACTAGCCGATTACGTAAGCTATATACTTATGCTCATATGCGTAATGATCAAGACACTTCAAATAGTAAATACCAGGCTTTAGATAGCCGTATAAAGTCTTTATACGTAAAAGTTTCCACAGAGCTTTCGTTTTTAGTACCAGAGATATTGTCTTTAGATGAAACGGTACTAGGAAATTATCTAAAAGAAAACAACGACCTTCAAGTATATAAACAAATGCTAGAAGAGATAAACAAAGAACGTCCACATGTACTTCCAAAAGAGCAAGAGGCACTACTTGCTCAGTTTTCTGAAGTGACCGGGGCATCAGCGGATACTTTCGGTAAGTTAAACAATGCAGATTTGGAATTCCCTTTCATTAAGGATGAGAATGGCAATGAAGTACAACTTACACATGGTCGCTATAGTAGATTTTTAGAAAGTGAAGATCGACGAGTGCGTGAGGATGCATTTAAGGGTATGTACGAAACCTATGGTAAATTTAAAAATACATTTGCGTCTACTTTGAGTGGGAATATCAAAGCAGATAATGTTAATGCAAAGATCAGAAACTATTCTTCTGCTAGAGAAGCTGCTTTGTCAGCTAACCACATCCCTGAATCTGTTTATGATAACTTAGTGGAAACGGTTAACAAAAATGTACATTTACTTCATCGATATGTCAGCCTTCGTAAAAAAGTTCTTGGTGTAGACGAGCTACATATGTATGATTTGTACACACCGTTAGTAAAAGAATTGAAAATGGAGTATACGTACGACGAGGCTTGCGCAGTGATGTTGGAGAGCTTTAAGCCTTTAGGTGAGGAATACGTTTCAATTGTTAAAAAAGGTCTTGAAAGCCGCTGGGTAGATGTTGTGGAAACGAAAGGAAAGCGTTCTGGTGCCTATTCATCTGGTACTTATGGAACTAATCCTTATATTTTAATGAACTGGCAAGATAACGTAAATAACTTATTTACGCTTACTCATGAGTTTGGACATAGTATTCATAGCTATTATACTAGAGAAAACCAACCGTATGTGTATGGGGACTATTCTATTTTCGTTGCAGAGGTAGCGTCAACATGTAACGAGGCTTTGTTAAATGATCATTTACTAAAAACAATAGAAGATCCTAAGAAACGCATTTATTTACTAAACCATTGGCTTGAAGGATTTAGAGGGACAGTATTTAGACAAACCATGTTTGCGGAGTTTGAGCATATCATTCATCAACTAGACCAAGACGGAGAAGCATTAACAGCTGATAAGTTTACTGAAGTGTATTACGAGCTAAACAAGAAATATTTTGGTGACGATATTGTTATAGATGAGCAAATTGGTTTAGAATGGTCTAGAATTCCTCACTTCTATTACAATTACTATGTATATCAATATGCAACTGGCCTAAGTGCCGCTACTGCACTGAGCAATCAAATCTTGTCTGAAGGACAGCCAGCGGTTGACCGTTATATTAATGAGTTCCTTAAAGCTGGTTGCTCAGATTATCCAATCGAAGTTTTGAAAAAAGCTGGAGTAGATATGAACACAGCTTCTCCAATTGAAGAGGCTTGTAAAGTATTTGAAGAAAAACTAAATGAATTAGAGCAGTTACTGAGCTAA
- a CDS encoding competence protein CoiA family protein: protein MEVIIILTALTKDGEIFIPAHYSRDSLKMMRQNVYNCAECKETLILKVGNIKIPHFAHQHNTVCAQSFSEGESEDHLRGKIQLYDFLQSKKVPCNLEPFILDIKQRPDILIFTDNIKVALEYQCSKIPTSIIRKRNKGYMQVHIKPLWVLKTPNPLDFPLQQIGSMKISAFQTELLYHSMNGKVLITYCPQTKSFSYISNLLYLYSNHFIVKINRLPITMQTWPLAMVKTITEHEFQTYLKLYQDKRMKRLKNLYLYNRKGIQSSFLQVCYKWRINPINLPLFIGVPSCGADAFDEHACEWQLQWIDFLLGNSLMLDTITDQHYRYFLLVHRWKDPNRLVMRIKALKAYVAILLECLDIPEQLHLESTCNYTKMHKLLYNQFLAKGAEN, encoded by the coding sequence ATGGAGGTGATTATCATATTAACAGCCCTAACAAAGGACGGCGAAATCTTCATACCAGCTCATTATTCAAGAGACAGTTTAAAAATGATGAGACAAAATGTCTATAATTGTGCTGAATGTAAAGAAACGCTTATTTTAAAAGTCGGCAACATCAAAATTCCTCATTTTGCTCATCAACATAATACCGTTTGTGCACAGTCATTTTCAGAAGGGGAAAGTGAAGATCATCTGAGAGGGAAAATTCAACTGTACGATTTTTTGCAAAGTAAAAAAGTACCTTGTAATTTGGAACCATTTATTTTAGATATTAAGCAAAGGCCGGATATTTTAATCTTTACAGACAATATAAAGGTTGCACTGGAGTATCAGTGTAGTAAAATACCCACTAGCATCATACGAAAGCGTAATAAAGGCTATATGCAGGTCCATATCAAACCACTTTGGGTTTTAAAAACCCCTAACCCACTGGATTTTCCCCTTCAGCAAATTGGTTCCATGAAGATTTCTGCTTTTCAAACAGAACTTTTATATCATAGTATGAATGGTAAAGTTCTAATCACGTACTGTCCTCAAACCAAATCCTTTTCCTATATTTCTAATCTCCTTTATCTATATTCCAATCATTTTATCGTAAAAATTAATAGGCTTCCCATTACTATGCAAACATGGCCCTTAGCTATGGTTAAAACAATTACTGAGCACGAGTTTCAGACTTATTTAAAACTCTACCAAGATAAGAGAATGAAACGTTTAAAAAATTTATATCTATATAACCGTAAAGGTATTCAATCTTCCTTTTTACAGGTGTGCTATAAGTGGAGAATAAATCCTATAAATCTTCCTTTATTTATTGGGGTACCGTCTTGTGGGGCTGATGCGTTTGATGAGCATGCCTGTGAATGGCAGCTGCAGTGGATCGATTTTTTACTAGGCAATAGTCTGATGTTAGACACGATTACCGACCAACACTATCGCTATTTCTTACTGGTTCATCGTTGGAAGGATCCCAATCGATTAGTAATGCGGATAAAGGCTTTAAAAGCGTATGTAGCGATTCTCTTGGAATGCTTAGATATACCGGAACAACTTCACCTAGAGAGTACATGCAACTATACCAAAATGCATAAATTACTTTATAACCAATTCCTTGCAAAAGGAGCTGAAAATTGA
- the mecA gene encoding adaptor protein MecA — protein sequence MDIERINDNTFKVYISYIDIEERGFSRDEIWFNKDKSEQLFWEMMDEVHDDDHFEELDGPLWIQVHAMEKGLEVIVTRTEMAKDERSDDSLSAEDLSNKIFKSAVSNSMGPHEFDDFSNYMDDLDEIPAEYTFIFENFEDVIGLSKKLDDLDLDTSLYHYNEKYYLHVIFDMDMVELEVILNTLSVISEFGQSTKTTIHIIQEYGKEIIAANVMEELNKHF from the coding sequence ATGGATATCGAGCGCATCAATGACAACACTTTCAAAGTATACATTTCATACATCGACATTGAAGAAAGAGGCTTCAGCCGAGATGAAATATGGTTTAATAAAGATAAGAGCGAGCAGCTTTTTTGGGAAATGATGGATGAGGTTCATGATGATGATCATTTTGAAGAGTTAGATGGTCCCTTATGGATTCAAGTTCATGCGATGGAAAAAGGTTTAGAAGTGATTGTCACTCGAACGGAAATGGCAAAAGATGAACGATCAGACGATAGCTTAAGTGCAGAGGATTTATCAAACAAGATATTTAAAAGTGCTGTCTCCAATTCCATGGGGCCACATGAGTTTGATGATTTTTCAAATTATATGGATGACTTAGATGAAATACCCGCAGAATATACTTTTATATTCGAAAATTTTGAAGATGTTATTGGATTGTCCAAAAAACTAGATGATTTAGATCTTGACACTTCTTTATATCATTATAATGAAAAATATTACTTACACGTAATTTTTGATATGGATATGGTGGAGTTAGAAGTTATTTTAAATACGTTGAGTGTTATTTCAGAGTTTGGGCAAAGCACAAAAACAACAATTCACATAATACAAGAGTATGGCAAAGAAATTATAGCAGCCAATGTGATGGAAGAATTAAATAAACATTTTTAA
- the spxA gene encoding transcriptional regulator SpxA, with protein MVTLFTSPSCTSCRKAKAWLEEHDIPYTERNIFSEPLSISEIKEILRMTEDGTDEIISTRSKIFQKLNVDVESLPLQRLYELIQEYPGLLRRPIILDEKRLQVGYNEDEIRRFLPRKVRAYQLLEAQRLVN; from the coding sequence ATGGTTACATTATTTACTTCTCCAAGCTGTACTTCATGTAGAAAAGCAAAAGCCTGGTTAGAAGAGCATGACATTCCTTACACAGAAAGAAATATCTTTTCGGAACCATTAAGTATCAGTGAAATTAAAGAAATACTACGTATGACCGAAGACGGTACAGACGAAATAATATCTACTCGTTCAAAAATATTCCAAAAATTAAACGTTGATGTGGAGAGCCTACCACTTCAAAGGTTATATGAATTAATTCAAGAATATCCAGGTTTACTTCGTAGACCTATCATATTAGACGAAAAACGTTTACAAGTTGGATATAATGAAGATGAAATTCGAAGATTTTTACCTAGAAAAGTTCGTGCGTATCAATTACTAGAAGCGCAAAGACTTGTGAATTAG
- a CDS encoding putative glycoside hydrolase yields MMTPFEASAETKAFSKDFTSKEFGFNSIEETLVSSSKLFVYDSGLTFNYPDAVRGVYVTGHSAGGSRFNQLVELMDNTELNAMVIDIKDDFGNLTYKPKEDSPLFKYEIGKPYIKDLRGILEVMEKKEIYPIARVVVFKDTELAERKPELSFVENGSVWKNGRGEAFVNPFMQEVWDYNVEVAIEAAKMGFKEVQFDYVRFPEGFEKRDTTLAYGKGKYEASELDSTQRRVSAVTDFVAYAREKLKPYGVQVSVDIFGYSATLPEAPGIGQNFSKISENVDVISSMIYPSHWTSYFGIAKPDLEPYRLVQEYAKVENAKLGELKNPPVSRPWLQDFTASYLGKGNYLVYGKAEVEAQIKALNEAGINEFLLWNAGNKYTPGVDYTPVN; encoded by the coding sequence ATGATGACACCATTCGAAGCTTCAGCTGAAACAAAAGCTTTCTCGAAGGATTTTACATCGAAGGAATTTGGCTTCAATTCAATAGAGGAAACGTTAGTATCCTCTTCTAAGCTATTTGTCTATGACTCCGGACTTACTTTTAACTATCCTGATGCGGTAAGAGGAGTGTACGTAACGGGTCACTCAGCAGGCGGTTCAAGGTTTAATCAATTAGTAGAGCTAATGGATAATACTGAGTTAAACGCTATGGTCATCGATATTAAAGATGATTTTGGGAACCTAACTTATAAGCCTAAAGAGGATTCACCTTTGTTCAAGTATGAAATTGGAAAACCATACATAAAAGATCTTAGAGGAATTCTGGAAGTGATGGAGAAAAAAGAGATTTATCCGATTGCCCGCGTTGTTGTTTTTAAAGACACAGAACTAGCGGAAAGAAAGCCAGAATTATCATTTGTTGAAAATGGTTCCGTTTGGAAGAATGGAAGAGGCGAAGCTTTTGTTAATCCATTTATGCAAGAAGTATGGGATTACAATGTAGAAGTTGCAATTGAAGCAGCGAAAATGGGCTTTAAGGAAGTACAGTTTGACTATGTACGCTTTCCAGAAGGATTTGAAAAAAGAGACACTACATTAGCATATGGTAAGGGAAAATATGAGGCATCTGAGTTGGATTCAACCCAGCGTAGAGTTTCAGCAGTAACTGACTTTGTTGCTTATGCTAGAGAAAAACTAAAACCATATGGTGTACAAGTGTCTGTTGATATATTTGGATATTCCGCAACACTACCAGAAGCTCCAGGTATCGGACAAAATTTCTCGAAGATATCGGAAAACGTAGATGTCATTTCATCCATGATTTATCCAAGTCATTGGACATCTTATTTTGGAATTGCGAAACCGGATTTAGAACCATATCGTCTTGTCCAAGAATACGCTAAGGTTGAGAATGCCAAGCTAGGAGAGCTAAAAAATCCTCCAGTATCCAGACCTTGGTTACAAGATTTTACTGCTTCTTATTTAGGTAAAGGGAATTACTTAGTATATGGTAAGGCTGAGGTAGAGGCTCAAATAAAGGCATTAAACGAAGCCGGTATTAACGAATTCTTATTATGGAATGCCGGAAATAAATATACACCAGGTGTAGATTATACACCAGTTAACTAA